A window of the Brassica napus cultivar Da-Ae chromosome A2, Da-Ae, whole genome shotgun sequence genome harbors these coding sequences:
- the LOC106418640 gene encoding protein RALF-like 14 produces the protein MNPLKFLLIVVAILVALCPAIVQSRQIKCDQVGENCIEDGEETMKMRLGLDVSRRILQATRYINYDALKHDVPAKQHGQEDRADNTYRRGCTLATECYRLTN, from the coding sequence ATGAACCCTTTGAAGTTCTTGTTAATCGTTGTGGCCATCTTGGTGGCCTTATGTCCAGCAATAGTCCAATCTCGACAAATAAAATGTGACCAGGTTGGTGAGAATTGCATCGAGGATGGAGAAGAGACCATGAAAATGAGATTAGGTTTGGATGTGAGCCGTAGGATTCTCCAAGCCACACGATATATAAATTACGATGCATTGAAGCACGACGTACCAGCTAAACAACATGGTCAAGAGGACCGAGCGGATAACACATATCGTCGAGGTTGTACTCTCGCTACAGAATGTTATCGGCTTACGAATTAA
- the LOC106408627 gene encoding uncharacterized protein LOC106408627 — protein sequence MSFRTRASSWTRLLLRRNPKSSFSRQISTLDASGSAFPIRKTPWISSQTHRFSSATTMSPAEADRVVRDLLAEVEKEKQREREERQRQGLDCKDIDDEDEEDYLGIEPFIEKLKKQNLKDDGELNRREESSDSDSELDEVDWDEERKKEDMFNKKFQRHKELLQTLTKSETLDEAYKWMTKLDKFEEKHFKLAPEYRVIGELMNRLKVAEGKDKFILQQKINRAMRLVEWKEAFDPNNPANYGVIERDNVQGGGEEKEERLVADGAKDDNDDDEEEFDDMKERDDILLEKLNAIDKKLESKLSELDHTFGKKGKRLEEEIRDLAEERNALTEKKRQPLYRKGYDVHVIDVKKVAKVTKGGRVERYTALMVCGNYEGVIGYAKAKAETGQSAMQKAYEKCFQNLHYIERHEEHTIAHAIQTSYKKTKLYLWPAPTTTGMKAGRVVKTMLLLAGFKNIKSKVIGSRNSYNTVKAVLKALNAVETPKDVQEKFGRTVVEKYLL from the exons ATGTCCTTCCGAACCCGCGCCTCTTCCTGGACCCGTCTTCTCCTCCGCCGTAACCCTAAATCCTCTTTCTCCCGTCAAATCTCCACTCTCGATGCCTCAGGATCCGCATTTCCCATAAGAAAAACGCCATGGATCTCGTCGCAGACCCACCGTTTCTCCTCCGCCACCACAATGTCCCCGGCGGAAGCGGACAGAGTGGTGCGAGATCTTCTAGCGGAGGTGGAGAAGGAGAAGCAGCGTGAGAGAGAGGAGAGGCAGAGACAAGGCCTGGACTGCAAAGACATCGACGACGAAGACGAGGAAGATTACCTCGGGATTGAGCCCTTCATAGAGAAGCTTAAGAAGCAGAACTTGAAAGACGACGGTGAGCTGAACCGGCGCGAGGAATCGTCGGATTCGGATAGCGAGCTTGACGAAGTTGATTGGGACGAAGAAAGGAAGAAAGAAGACATGTTCAACAAGAAGTTCCAGAGGCATAAAGAGCTTCTTCAGACCCTCACCAAGTCGGAGACGCTCGATGAGGCCTACAAGTGGATGACCAAACTCGACAAGTTTGAGGAGAAACATTTCAAACTTGCACCTGAGTACAGAGTCATCGGCGAGCTGATGAATCGGTTGAAGGTAGCTGAAGGGAAAGACAAGTTCATTCTCCAGCAGAAGATAAACAGAGCGATGAGGTTGGTTGAGTGGAAGGAGGCCTTTGACCCGAACAACCCAGCAAATTATGGGGTCATCGAGCGGGACAATGTTCAAGGTGGTggagaagagaaggaagagcgTCTTGTAGCAGATGGCGCCAAGGacgataatgatgatgatgaagaggagTTTGATGACATGAAAGAAAGGGATGATATTCTGCTGGAGAAGCTGAATGCCATTGACAAGAAACTTGAAAGTAAGCTTTCTGAGCTTGATCATACATTCGGGAAGAAGGGGAAGCGGTTGGAAGAGGAGATTAGAGATCTGGCTGAGGAGAGAAATGCTTTGACTGAGAAGAAAAGACAACCTTTATACAGAAAG GGATACGATGTGCATGTAATTGATGTTAAAAAAGTTGCCAAGGTCACAAAG GGTGGCAGGGTTGAAAGATACACTGCGTTGATGGTATGCGGGAACTACGAAGGTGTCATCGGGTATGCAAAAGCAAAAGCCGAAACCGGCCAATCTGCAATGCAGAAG GCATATGAGAAATGCTTTCAGAACCTGCATTACATAGAACGTCATGAGGAGCACACCATTGCACATGCAATACAGACTTCTTACAAGAAAACTAAG TTATATTTATGGCCTGCACCAACAACTACCGGAATGAAAGCTGGGAGAGTTGTGAAAACAATGTTGCTCCTCGCGGGGTTCAAGAACATCAAGTCTAAG GTGATTGGTTCAAGGAATTCATACAACACAGTTAAAGCAGTTTTGAAGGCGTTGAATGCG GTGGAAACGCCAAAGGATGTTCAAGAGAAGTTTGGCCGGACAGTTGTCGAGAAATATCTACTGTGA